The Tenebrio molitor chromosome 5, icTenMoli1.1, whole genome shotgun sequence genome has a segment encoding these proteins:
- the LUBEL gene encoding E3 ubiquitin-protein ligase lubel isoform X4 codes for MNNKNDNKWRPMAISNPSTRLRLARNMPQWVYKSGSGAPPPPVPAEEKPRQSFSKNSQEPDYEVIEFGQQYSNAPPLPVKNETQRSDGRHCQLCGTSNPSIRCDQCFQIFCLSCDDMYHRHPKRQTHYRRPLDASVRPPLPPKGESHSAPVPPPRRHRRAGSIGPSPCPSPTPSRHNQGLPRKESSFSFKDKMNSLKRMVGTRPLPPTPTSPTHSSPRQFTSSPPNFDRYNRGFEVPSPSPSLQQRYRQHQLAMRGTTPNLSSTGSDFDKPPSRDSGYPDWETEQWNSRFRSGSISGSDSGNRMRKLSNTSCPPPRTLPHSASVFDLNNTMPPHHHHHGFMPMQQAQSMAQLNCPTCYQGSWMDCAMCDQRTGSNLSLNVAPPPYPMNPMWMGTWHGPPPSAMYPYPVPMGHVHHHSRPPSPTHSVKSRKSSMSKKGRKKYREVEETDDEDDMEDRRSIFSHNDRNERKSLGGRFPERQRPSRDTSSVPREIARRNTIDRVERISNVRSRPSVRQSSSESDDEHSESQKEESEIVEEGSEQDTGPKPLPELPNANWECEHCTFVNEAGTKVCLVCCKTASVNVKLVQNEESQNLAPKNLPKSKQNKEQNKLQRSRSSDDYSKDYSETESLLNKLGKLKTSEPPKEVPAEPKKGKDGCVSPSASELEDKAPIVSLENGVPGSAVNSSVGTDDSAKDKVTMSTGTSPPPQNMSTQTYEDVAPPGEVPKSPRGRPTSRNNRRRDLRRSNSLHMGTQRRGSEWSLHRSSSRQSFTTDSQSLPGSREQSPSPYDYGDDNVERLLSRDRRPTTNRSYYSIMDLRKPELYRNDPSFYRNDYPSHRPRADSFDFAENGFHSFKMQGMELVKLLREAEQYKYTADEVQAALAHCKDANPIDWLRQNWDATIASVQTLATQMGREGPMNIVGTVSEEEARAALRLHKGNLWPAVTDCVEQRQRKYAELAARGEFSREDILTVLTANHGDLEAAFNELSKTQLKPFLMRIWGPPVGTENEAGNQGATLEKIRGEDVENQRADKEMAKAVSPIDNGKDRAPPTTEQTPIVKEVPPDELKKTQNFELLDNIESEVLKNLQDINKLSDSLETNNEPKSTKPKVYVEKSSTVIQVVDHDYEVPEAERDEKRIESDFSDTESSDEGNRVEEFVDAVSEVHPVGLAPLKRKSVSTLNITLASTGEPGESASGVPISVVKNSTEVKMIQPSESTREDVVVESTAAIQLQNAPPKNGDVGASEVKAEQKRDLEASTKQDNTATSLEIPPVLADSDKEKASVMPSVEQDGGLLASGVEKNVESTSTVGGVEENKNVELADGTRDETNLLENERQSVETGLKEKLGVFKEEKMTEGGVGGGEIAADVTSVDLESCTMSEDVKNENNAEIVANLIVAQEDVRGSVADVKEELNEDVGADLGTCEVESDQKRNVLVEENATKAEKNGDSEKQIGQRKSASPRPENDRCRKVRPKEVVSSEKKDLSRSGKGVEVVSHSVEEVKEEKAETTEKPVENKPPLTKKQKKSMKRAKRRSQRRAARRGSTSTTESSSCEKPSTETDSEPNQKEALKEVHEEVKNSEDKEAKPRDVTSEQPKTDAEATASTDLPENVEIHPKISTTVQIAQNKQSLLPVPPKRPSRIPISRQRSISKSEPKSPDVHTASKIPIKTGSQIPVKNKQHNNIDHTGEGGSVNNSQTGESPGEVVQTSEDKPSGSAEEIVGRSGSAAKDEGVEVEEAERPQRPCVQRDKSEEIEQEMKQSVQAIKELNRQLNTNSKSKKGSLGSFRNSSVESTTSSKQLSYTKSLDNDSDSSVSDSNVEELLDPSTDEDSYEDFEEYDEVEESDTEDYNEFDRKNARIVDELDINLSQISAKVEKLTTDLTDNKNDYLDEVCESEEYSSEEEEEEEQAEDESDNKFDVSIEVKQPSEIEVMERQARRFLAEGQVKNYQQAELAVSLMALKFSAEEALEAVHDCQTLDAAIAYLQQDCELCAGKYPVNQIVSMLKCTHRCCQECAKNYFTVQVTDRTIMDCSCPFCKQPELTSSEISEDEVSDYFGNLDILLKGILDATVHELFQRKLRDRTLMQDPNFKWCVKCSSGFIANPRQRRLICPDCKTMTCANCRRTWEKQHEGISCEKFAEWKDANDPENQATAVAKHLAENGIDCPKCKFRYSLARGGCMHFTCTQCKHEFCYGCGKPFMMGAKCGVSQYCGKLGLHAHHPRNCLFYLRDKEPAELQRLLKEHKIPFDTEKKEENAAAAAKCPVPLQRETPNGLIDTVCNNEVTPGQGGLCRL; via the exons ATGAAC aataaaaacgaTAACAAATGGAGGCCCATGGCCATTTCCAACCCATCGACGCGTCTGAGACTCGCCAGGAATATGCCGCAATGGGTG TACAAGAGCGGGTCGGGGGCACCGCCTCCGCCGGTGCCGGCAGAAGAGAAGCCGCGCCAGTCGTTCTCCAAGAACTCGCAAGAACCCGACTATGAGGTCATCGAGTTTGGACAGCAGTACTCCAACGCGCCTCCGCTGCCGGTCAAAAATG AGACACAAAGGAGCGACGGGAGACACTGCCAGCTGTGCGGCACCTCCAACCCTTCGATCAGATGCGACCAGTGCTTCCAGATCTTCTGCCTTTCTTGCGACGACATGTACCATCGACACCCCAAACGACAGACCCACTATCGTCGG CCCCTGGACGCGTCCGTCCGTCCGCCGCTGCCCCCCAAGGGAGAGTCCCACTCGGCGCCGGTGCCGCCCCCACGTCGCCATCGCCGCGCCGGCTCCATCGGTCCGTCCCCATGTCCCAGCCCTACCCCGTCGAGACACAACCAG GGGTTGCCGCGCAAGGAGAGTTCCTTCTCCTTCAAGGACAAGATGAACAGTTTGAAACGTATGGTGGGGACGAGACCGCTGCCCCCGACTCCCACCTCACCAACCCACTCTT CGCCTCGCCAGTTCACCTCGAGCCCTCCCAACTTCGATCGGTACAATCGAGGTTTCGAAGTACCCAGTCCTAGTCCTTCGCTGCAGCAGAGGTACCGCCAGCACCAACTGGCAATGCGCGGAACCACCCCGAACCTGTCTAGTACTGGCTCCGACTTCGACAAG CCGCCTAGTCGCGACAGCGGTTACCCCGACTGGGAGACCGAACAGTGGAACTCCCGCTTCCGCTCTGGGAGCATTTCCGGTTCTGACAGCGGCAACCGCATGAGGAAGTTGAGCAACACGTCTTGCCCACCACCCAGGACGCTTCCGCACAGCGCTTCCGTCTTCGACTTGAACAACACAATGCCACCCCATCACCACCACCACGGTTTCATGCCCATGCAACAG GCTCAGTCGATGGCCCAACTGAACTGTCCCACTTGTTACCAAGGGTCCTGGATGGACTGCGCAATGTGCGACCAAAGAACTGGAAGCAACTTGAGTCTCAACGTGGCACCGCCCCCGTACCCCATGAATCCCATGTGGATGGGGACTTGGCACGGGCCTCCACCGTCAGCGATGTACCCATATCCGGTACCAATGGGACACGTGCACCACCATTCGCGGCCGCCGTCACCGACGCACAGCGTCAAGTCGAGGAAATCTTCCATGAGTAAAAAGGGGCGGAAGAAGTACCGAGAAGTGGAAGAGACAGATGATGAAGACGACATGGAAGACAGGAGGTCCATCTTCAGTCATAACGACAGAAACGAGAGGAAGTCGCTCGGAGGGAGATTCCCCGAGAGGCAGCGACCCTCGAGAGACACGTCTTCGGTGCCGCGAGAGATCGCCAGGAGAAACACGATCGACAGAGTGGAAAGAATTTCGAACGTGCGAAGCAGGCCCAGCGTCCGCCAGTCTTCCAGCGAGAGCGACGACGAACACTCGGAGAGCCAGAAGGAAGAGAGCGAGATCGTGGAAGAGGGCTCGGAGCAGGACACCGGTCCTAAGCCCTTGCCGGAACTACCGAACGCGAACTGGGAGTGCGAGCACTGCACGTTCGTCAACGAAGCCGGCACGAAAGTGTGTCTGGTTTGCTGCAAGACCGCCAGCGTGAACGTCAAACTGGTCCAGAACGAGGAGAGTCAGAATCTGGCACCGAAAAACCTGCCAAAGTCGAAGCAGAACAAAGAACAGAACAAGTTGCAAAGGAGCAGGTCGAGCGACGATTACAGTAAAGATTACAGCGAGACCGAGTCGCTGTTGAACAAGCTCGGCAAGCTAAAAACGAGTGAACCCCCGAAAGAAGTGCCGGCAGAGCCGAAGAAAG GAAAAGACGGCTGCGTGTCTCCGAGTGCGAGTGAACTGGAAGACAAAGCTCCGATCGTGTCGTTGGAAAACGGTGTGCCGGGCAGTGCGGTTAACTCGAGTGTCGGTACTGACGATAGTGCTAAAGACAAAGTGACGATGTCGACTGGGACCTCGCCGCCGCCCCAGAACATGTCCACCCAA ACCTACGAGGACGTCGCCCCGCCGGGGGAAGTCCCCAAGTCGCCGAGAGGTCGTCCCACCAGCCGCAACAACCGCAGGAGGGACTTGCGCCGCTCGAACTCCCTGCACATGGGCACCCAGAGGCGCGGCTCCGAGTGGTCGCTCCATCGGTCCTCCAGCCGCCAGTCCTTCACCACAGACTCCCAG AGCTTGCCAGGTAGTAGAGAACAGAGTCCTTCGCCCTACGACTACGGAGACGACAACGTCGAGCGTCTCCTGTCGAGGGACAGAAGACCAACGACCAACCGCTCCTATTACAGCATCATGGACTTGAGGAAACCTGAACTGTACAGGAACGACCCGTCATTTTACAGG AACGACTACCCAAGTCACCGCCCCAGGGCCGACTCGTTCGACTTCGCCGAGAACGGCTTCCACAGCTTCAAGATGCAAGGAATGGAGCTGGTGAAGCTGCTGCGAGAAGCGGAGCAGTACAAGTACACGGCCGACGAAGTCCAAGCGGCTCTGGCCCACTGCAAAGACGCCAACCCGATCGATTGGTTGCGCCAGAACTGGGACGCGACCATCGCCAGCGTGCAGACGCTGGCGACCCAGATGGGCCGCGAGGGGCCCATGAACATCGTCGGGACGGTCTCCGAGGAGGAGGCCAGAGCCGCGTTGAGACTCCACAAGGGTAACTTGTGGCCGGCCGTGACCGACTGCGTCGAGCAGAGACAACGAAAG TACGCGGAGCTGGCGGCGAGGGGCGAGTTCAGCCGCGAGGACATCTTGACGGTGTTGACGGCGAATCACGGTGACTTGGAGGCGGCGTTCAACGAACTGAGCAAGACTCAGTTGAAACCGTTTTTGATGAGGATTTGGGGACCGCCGGTCGGGACGGAAAACGAGGCAGGTAATCAGGGGGCGACGCTGGAAAAGATCAGGGGCGAAG ATGTGGAGAACCAGCGCGCCGACAAGGAGATGGCCAAAGCGGTAAGTCCGATTGATAATGGTAAGGATAGAGCGCCCCCTACAACTGAACAAACCCCCATCGTCAAAGAAGTACCACCAGAtgagttaaaaaaaacgcAAAATTTTGAACTCCTGGACAACATAGAATCGGAAGTGTTGAAAAACCTACAAGATATCAATAAGCTTAGCGATAGTTTAGAGACTAACAACGAACCTAAATCGACTAAACCCAAAGTTTACGTAGAGAAGAGCAGTACCGTGATACAGGTGGTAGATCACGACTACGAAGTTCCCGAAGCTGAGAGAGACGAGAAGAGAATCGAGTCGGATTTTAGCGACACCGAAAGCAGCGACGAAGGAAACAGAGTTGAAGAGTTTGTCGATGCCGTCAGTGAAGTACACCCTGTCGGTTTGGCACCCCTGAAGAGGAAGAGTGTCAGTACTCTCAACATAACTCTGGCCAGTACCGGCGAACCGGGAGAATCGGCCAGCGGAGTACCAATTTCAGTGGTGAAAAACAGTACGGAAGTAAAGATGATTCAACCGTCTGAGAGTACTCGAGAAGACGTGGTGGTCGAAAGTACCGCCGCGATTCAGTTGCAAAACGCGCCGCCAAAAAACGGTGATGTGGGGGCCTCGGAGGTTAAGGCGGAGCAAAAGAGAGACTTGGAGGCCTCCACCAAACAAGATAATACCGCCACGAGTCTTGAGATACCACCAGTACTGGCAGATTCGGACAAAGAAAAGGCTTCAGTTATGCCAAGTGTTGAACAAGACGGTGGTCTGTTAGCTTCTGGTGTCGAGAAGAATGTTGAAAGTACGAGTACTGTAGGTGGCgtagaagaaaacaaaaacgtCGAGTTAGCGGATGGTACGAGAgatgaaacaaatttattagaaaacgAAAGACAGTCAGTTGAAACAGGTTTGAAAGAAAAGTTGGGGGTTTTCAAAGAGGAAAAAATGACTGAAGGTGGGGTAGGAGGTGGAGAAATTGCTGCCGATGTCACTAGTGTTGATTTAGAAAGCTGTACAATGAGTGAAGAtgtgaaaaatgagaacaacGCTGAGATCGTTGCGAATTTAATTGTTGCGCAGGAAGATGTTCGGGgttctgttgcagatgtaaaAGAAGAATTAAATGAAGATGTCGGTGCCGATTTGGGAACTTGTGAGGTGGAAAGTGACCAAAAGAGAAATGTTTTGGTTGAGGAAAATGCGACCAAAGCAGAAAAGAACGGAGATTCTGAGAAACAAATTGGTCAAAGGAAGAGTGCTTCACCTCGGCCGGAAAATGACAGATGTAGGAAAGTGCGACCAAAGGAAGTTGTTTCAAGTGAAAAGAAAGATTTGAGTCGATCTGGAAAAGGAGTGGAGGTCGTTTCGCACAGCGTAGAAGAAGTGAAAGAGGAGAAGGCGGAAACCACGGAGAAACCTGTCGAGAACAAGCCGCCCTTGACGAAGAAGCAGAAAAAGTCGATGAAAAGAGCAAAACGTCGATCACAGCGGAGGGCAGCTCGGAGAGGCTCCACGAGCACGACAGAATCGAGCAGCTGCGAGAAGCCCTCGACGGAGACCGACAGCGAACCAAACCAGAAAGAGGCGTTGAAAGAGGTCCACGAAGAGGTGAAAAATTCCGAGGACAAGGAGGCGAAACCCCGAGACGTTACCAGTGAACAGCCGAAAACAGATGCGGAGGCAACGGCCTCCACCGACCTACCAGAAAACGTTGAAATCCATCCAAAAATCTCGACAACAGTACAAATAGCACAAAACAAACAATCGCTACTTCCTGTTCCGCCAAAAAGACCGTCCCGGATACCGATTTCGCGCCAGAGATCTATTTCGAAAAGCGAACCAAAATCGCCAGATGTTCACACCGCTAGTAAAATTCCAATCAAAACTGGGAGCCAAATTCCTGTTAAAAATAAGCAACATAACAATATCGATCACACCGGCGAGGGCGGTAGCGTAAACAATAGCCAAACGGGTGAGTCACCGGGCGAGGTGGTCCAAACAAGCGAAGACAAACCGTCTGGAAGTGCGGAGGAGATAGTTGGGCGATCTGGAAGTGCGGCCAAAGATGAGGGTGTCGAAGTGGAGGAGGCGGAGAGACCGCAGCGGCCGTGCGTTCAAAGAGACAAGTCCGAAGAGATCGAACAGGAAATGAAACAAAGCGTCCAGGCCATAAAAGAACTGAACAGACAGTTGAATACGAATTCTAAGAGCAAGAAGGGGAGTTTGGGGTCGTTTCGCAACAGCTCGGTGGAGTCCACGACCAGTTCCAAGCAGTTGTCGTACACCAAATCTCTTGATAACGACAGCGACTCGTCGGTTTCCGACAGCAACGTTGAGGAACTCCTCGACCCCAGCACCGACGAAGACAGTTACGAGGATTTCGAAGAGTACGACGAGGTCGAGGAGTCGGACACCGAAGACTACAACGAGTTCGACAGAAAAAATGCCAGAATCGTCGATGAACTCGATATCAATTTGTCACAGATTAGCGCAAAAGTGGAGAAATTGACCACCGACTTGACagacaacaaaaatgattatttGGACGAGGTTTGCGAGTCGGAAGAGTATAGCTCTGAAGAAGAGGAAGAAGAAGAACAGGCAGAGGATGAAAGCGATAataaatttgatgttagcattGAAGTTAAACAACCTAGTGAAATCGAAGTGATGGAG AGACAGGCACGTCGGTTCCTCGCCGAGGGCCAAGTCAAGAACTACCAACAAGCCGAGCTCGCTGTCAGTCTGATGGCGCTCAAATTCTCCGCAGAAGAGGCGCTGGAAGCGGTACACGACTGCCAAACTCTAGACGCTGCCATAGCGTACTTGCAGCAAGACTGCGAGTTGTGCGCGGGGAAGTACCCAGTCAACCAG ATCGTTTCCATGTTGAAATGCACGCACCGATGCTGCCAAGAGTGCGCCAAAAACTACTTCACGGTTCAAGTGACCGACAGGACCATCATGGACTGTTCTTGTCCTTTCTGCAAACAACCGGAACTGACCAGCAGCGAGATTTCCGAAGACGAAGTGTCCGACTATTTCGGTAATTTGGACATTCTGCTGAAAGGGATTTTGGACGCGACCGTGCACGAGCTCTTCCAGAGGAAATTGCGCGATCGTACTTTGATGCAAGATCCAAACTTCAAGTGGTGCGTCAAG TGTTCGTCGGGTTTCATCGCAAATCCGCGCCAAAGAAGACTGATTTGTCCCGACTGCAAGACCATGACTTGTGCCAACTGTCGCAGAACG TGGGAGAAACAGCACGAAGGAATCTCCTGTGAGAAGTTCGCCGAGTGGAAGGACGCCAACGACCCCGAGAACCAAGCCACCGCCGTGGCCAAGCACCTCGCCGAGAACGGCATCGACTGCCCTAAGTGCAAGTTCAGATACTCCCTCGCCAGAGGGGGCTGCATGCATTTCACTTGCACCCAATGCAAGCACGAGTTCTGTTATGGGTGCGGCAAGCCGTTCATGATGGGGGCCAAGTGCGGGGTGAGCCAGTACTGCGGCAAGTTGGGATTGCACGCGCACCACCCCCGCAACTGCCTCTTCTACTTGCGGGACAAGGAGCCGGCGGAGCTGCAAAGACTGTTGAAG GAGCACAAAATCCCGTTCGACACGGAGAAGAAAGAGGAgaacgccgccgccgccgccaagTGTCCGGTCCCGCTGCAGCGGGAGACCCCCAACGGCCTGATCGACACCGTGTGCAACAACGAAGTGACCCCCGGCCAGGGCGGCCTGTGCAG attgtgA